In Cryptomeria japonica chromosome 5, Sugi_1.0, whole genome shotgun sequence, the genomic window AATACCATCACCTAATTGTCCTTTTGTTTGCTTGGCTTGCAAATATGTGGACTGAAGGTGGACATTGGAGCATTGCATGTACGATTTCAAAGTTTGTAACACCTTCTACTATGTCCACCTACATTGGTTTCACTTTCGAGCTTCATATCTTGCCTTTCTAGCTTCATTTTTCCCTCTAGATTCCCTCTATTGGATCAATCTTGGCTCTCTATCAATTTGGCTCactcttttctctctttctcccttGGCTCTCAACTTTTTGGTTCATACTTTGTGCTTGAGATTCTATTATTATTTTTAGTGCTTCATTCTTGAGAAGGTGGTGTGCTTCTTCTTTTCTCCAACAATCTCTCTTCTTTTAGGTGTGCAAGGGGAGTCTCGAGCTCtctttatttcatcattttatcTTTCTTCGTAGCATTATCTTTAGCTTGTTTATCTATTATCTTGtttatcattttatctatcaatctatcatggttgtccatggaggtgaaAATACCAAAACAAAGATTTGATTATGGCAAAGCTCTAAAACATAGCCCCAacgttttccttttttttttttggtgtacaATTTTCTAAGTAGAGTTATTTTGTTAGAGGCTTCCTTTGTGGACTTTTGTATAACTTTCActcctttcctttatctttttaGTTCATAGTTATAGTCATTTTACTTCTTGTTGCATGTTCATCTTATTTAAATGTATAAAAAACATATGAACTATTTCTTTGCACTTTCTATGTGACATTGTCTACTCTTTCTATATGTGGCACCAGTGTCGCACTGTCATTCATGACTCCTGTGTGCATCCTTGGACAAAGAGCTAGCAAAAGTCATCAGAAAGTCTATGTGATGTCCTCTTTCAGATTCTATACTCAAACTATAAAATCTACATGGTACTTGACAACTTTAGGCTTTATACTCATCTTGAGTGGAAAGGCTAATTAGTGAGTCAGGAGTGCTTCACTTATCCTAAGCCTCTAAATTTTCAAAGTGTTATTATACATTGTGAAACCCAAATGACATGTGGTAATGGTTTTATCTTATCCTTATGCACAAATTTGGAAATATTTTCAATGGGACAAAATCTTCCACCTAAATAGGGTTTGAGTAAAATAGAAAGTCCTAAATTGGCAAAAGGCTTGTTTTTCTCATATTGGACACCTTGTATGTGaggattaaataatatttttactaaatattatttatgcaagagTTATGCAAAAAGGGGAGTTCCTAATTACTTGTTGAGGATACATTGAATGTGGACACATTTGATAAGCTAGTACTTTGTGCATTGTAAGCTCTATAAATACAAGTGTCACTAGAAGAGTTTTATGATACATTATTGATTGAGAAGCCATTATGCCATAGTTGAAGACACTTGCATCATCATTTGACTATAAGAGTATTTACAATATAATGTTAGTGAATTTGCAATTATAAAGATAAACATAGGTATTGGCATTTATAATATTAGGTGTTTCTTTTAGTTTTTCTCAaatcattaaatcaatcaaagagcTTGCTAAAGAGCAATGTGTGAAGCTAATATACATCCCTTTCATAGAATACACAACAAGTTCCATCAATACTTGTAAACACCACCCTTCTGAATTCTAGAAACAAGAAATATTCTAAAGACtcaaaaaagtaaaattaaaatatatatttatatattagaaatcacaaatctaatttaaaattacaaacataaaatagaaaaaaattaaacaattattTGCCACTGTATCGGACATAAGAAATATAAATCTAGTTTTACAAGTTAATAAAATATAACTCATATTTACAATGGATCTATCAACATGCAGGAAGATTGAAAGGGGAAAAGCCCGAAATGCTGAGCTCTTAAATGACAAGAAAATATAATTACATAATTGTTCCAATTTAAAACCTTAAGAAAACGTTAGAAGCTTTAGTGAAATATTATTTATGGTTCTAGACTAGGACCATATATTATTCCTCGAGCATGCTATATGGCGTTATTAATCACGCCCAAATCCTAGAACTACAACAACACTATTTGACAAGAGTAATTGCATTCTCTCAGATTAAAAAATGAGGGACTATAATTGGTGACAGAGAGTAGTAAAGCcacatattaaataattaatttttatttttttccttgttAACCTCCGTGTCTAAAAAGGTTGGCCAAGTATATTCCCGGGAGACaatcctatttttttttttattgaaagggGGACAGGGTTCCTATTTTTGTGGAGACCAAACATTCATATTATATTTGAACGGAAGAGTTTAAACCTTTATAgttaatattttcaaaattaacTAAAAGTAATTATTCTCTCTTTGAGAGGCATTATACATTGTTATATAATTGATAGTAAAATTTTCCACATAGACACTTGTCTTTAAACCATACtatctaataaaaaataataattaacaaaGATTAACATTATGAAATAAGATTGTCAAGGCTACATCCGAGTTCTGGGTTATTTATGTAAAGGTTCGTGTCTTTCCCATTTTCTCTAATAAGATCATAAAATAAGATGTTTTTTTATATTAGAGTAATAAATTAAGATAGATTTGTATATTGTATCTTTCATGAAAGATGTTATACAACACACCATGATATGTACATGGACCCTTTCTAAATTTAGGAAGATATAATTCTAAGATTTCAACATATCATGATATTCACATAGATCCCTTCCAAATTTAGAAAGATATGATTCTAGGATTATAGTATTTTTATATATTGTGAGCTCATAATAATTCAATGAATTAGAAAGTAGAAGTGGAAAATGTCTTAAAACAAACTCTGTAAAAAAAACTTGTAGAAGTAATCAAAAAGCAAAATTGattgataaaataatttaaaaataatctcattcaaaaataaaatataaatataaagaatATACTTTCAATTACATAAATCTCATACTATATTAAATAGACTCATCACTATTATTCATTCAATTTATATAATCAATATCTACTAATTAAAGGGGATGACCCAATAACACAATGGAATTCTGTGTTTGACTGGTGGCCCCTTTACTTCCCTTGCTAACATTTGTCACTATGTTGTGATCATGCTTACCCAGCCCTGTCCAGTGGAGTGCCTCGGTGGACTGCAAGACATAGTGCTAGTGGAGAGATAAGTTGGCCATGATATTGGAGCGATAAGGGAGAAATAGATAGGACAACAACATAAGGGTGTTAATGCCAAACAAattgaggatgaggcccctcaaaaatgtggtctcactgattcatagctccaatcaaaagcaaTTCAGCTTCAGCCCATtaccaaacaaaaaaaacaaaaacctactaattaaaatttatttacactaaatatatatattattcaatTACCTAAAATGaaacataattattatttttatctctcACAAATATTAAcaactaattataaaaatatatatatttcttgttTCTATGTATTATTCAATTAACTAAAATCAaacataattattattattttctctcACAAATATTAACAACTAattatacaaatatatattttcCTCGTTTCGCATAGTTACCAAAGATTGGGTATAATTGCATTTATAAAAGACAAAAACATAGTGTTTTTATTGAAACAAAGAACAAAAAAGCTATGTATGGGACCGGCCAAAAAATACCAGCCAAAGAGGAATTTCAGGTGCAGCCCTAGGAACAGAACTCCATTTCCATTGCAAATAACGCCCTGCCTTAAATATCTGAATCTGTGAACGAAGACGTGTTGCGTTCAGAGCGACATTGCACTGTAAATGAAAATCTAAGCTCAAGACGGCAGCAGCAgacagagaaaagaaaaaaaatggctcCCGTTGTGATGGAACCCACCTGTCAAAATACTCTGAAGAGGAAAGGGCCGGAAACACTCCTGCAACTGGGATGTCGTTACCCTCACAACGATGACATTGAATCTGGGGACGACATTACCCCGCACGGCCTCTCCTATGCCTACAAAAACAGCCCCCCTCTGGGAATTTATCCCTCACCTGATCATACCACCAGCCCTCCCAACGATGATACTTCGGTAATAACCCAGGAGAACAATGGCACTAATTCTGAACGGTACCGGCGGATGAATGGCCCTGCACGCCAAAAAAGAAACGCTTCGACGCCCTTGGTGGAGAGTGAGAAGAACGGGACCTTCCCTTTCCTCTATGGGGAAGAGACTCTTAAAGGGAAGCCCGAGGTGGAGAAATTCAGCCCCAAAAAGCCTCAGTTCCGCGACCATATCTGGAAATATGCACAGATGTACAGAGCAGAGACGTGCATGACCGTGGATTTGGAAGAAGCTGTGGGAAACAATACGCCGGCAGGTGGAGGAGAGATCGATCCGGGCGAAGGAGTTGAGCTGGTTCAGCGGCTGTTCGCGTGCGCGGAAGCGGTAGCCTGTCGTGACGCAAGACAGGCGGCCAAAATCATACATGATCTGGGTTACCTGGTGTCACCTTACGGCTCCTCCCTGCAGCGTGTAGCCACTTGTTTTATTCGGGGGCTTGCGGTTCGTCTAGCGGTGCTGTTGAACCCAAATGGTTGCAGCAGCCTCCCGCAGGCGGCGTCGCCGCTGAGTCAGGTGGAGGAGCCGAGCAAAGGGGAGAAAGAGGAGGCGCTGCGGTTGGTTTACGAGCAGTGCCCATACATTCCGTTCGGCCATTTCGCGGCAAACGTTGCGATCATGGAAGCCTTTGAGGGAGAGGATTTTGTACACGTTGTTGACCTGGGCATGACATCAGGTCTCTCGTGCGGTCTACAATGGTGTCATTTGATTGAAAAACTGGTGGCCCGCCGTGGAGGCCCGCCTCAACTCCTGCGCATCACGGGTATCGGGTCCTCCGCCGCCACCATGGCGGTTATCGGCGCGCAGATCGAGGCCCACGCTCAGGCGATGGATTTGGCGTTGGAGTTCCAGCCGGTGGAGGCGGCGCTTGAGAACGTGGTGGCGTCGATGCTGGAGATTAGAGATGGGGAGGCGCTGGCTGTGAATAGCGTGGTGGAGTTGCACTGTGTGGTGAAGGAAAGTAGGGGATCGCTCAACGCGGTTCTGCAGGCGATTCATAAGCTCCGCCCCAAGGTGCTTACGCTGGTGGAGCAGGACGCTAGCCATAATGGACCTTTCTTCCTTGGCCGATTCATGGAGGCGCTTTACTACTATTCTGCTATTTTTGACTCGCTTGACGCCATTTTGCCCCGCTCCAGTACCCAGAGAGTGAAGATGGAGCAGTTCTACTTTGGGGAGGAGATCAAGAATATCGTTAGCTGTGAAGGCCCCGCTAGAGTGGAGCGCCATGAGCGGGTGGACCAGTGGCGCCGCCGTATGAGTCGTGCCGGCTTCCAGTCTAGCCCGCTCAAGATCATCACTCTCGCTAAAGCCTGGCTGAATCAGCACTTTCCCTGTGATGGGTACACGCTCACTGAGGAGAAAGGTTGCTTGGTGCTCGGCTGGCGTGGCAAGCCTATCATCGCTGCTTCTTGCTGGAAGTGCTAGAACGCGGCCCAGTACCCATGACTCTGCATCTacgttttctttgttttctttttttcatCATGTTTGTTCATCATATTCATCGTTTCCGTCTAGTAAAAACTATGAATAATACTGAAATGGTAAAATCGTTTCAAGATAAATAGCATCAGATGGGTTAAGATCTCAATGGCCGGCTTTGGCCCTCACGTTAGAAACTAAACCTATTCGAATTTTATTGTATCAGCTGCTTTGGTAATTTGTTTTCTGTATGAATCAGGTGTGTAGTTTGATAAACAATTTGCAGTGTTGTGTTTTGGTTGTTGTTGTGTGTGAGTAGCATTTTAAATTTATCAGAACTTTCAGGATTTTCAAAAAACACCGCCATGCAATTACGGTATTATCAATATTTCACTGGTTTTGTTCTAGCGATAAGCGTTTGCGTTATGAAGGTTAAGGTAAATATGTATATAAGAGCACAGTAGAATAGGATAGAATAGAAACTAATCTGCAAATCTCTCTCTTACAGGTTTTTTTGTTTATTTCGAAAGGCGTGGATTGATCTGTATAAAGGTTTTGCTGGGCTTCTTTGTTACAAACGGTATTTAAACTATTATTGAATGCTCAAgggttggatttttttttttggtcttaTTTGCCGAAGGCAAGAATAGCAGGTGGAAATATATTGTAAATTATTTTTGCAAAGATTAATTTTGCTATTAATGGCTCATTGGAAAATACATTTACTATTCTTGAAAGAGCCTCTTTATTTTGAATTTGGAAGTTTTTGTACTCTACTAtgctttaataatatattattttgaaaCACTAATGATGATATTCCTCTTTAACTTCTATATAAATTGGAGGCATGATACAGTATGATTCAGTTTTAGGAGGTTGTTCTTATCCTAGATGCATTTTTTGGTTCCTAGACTATGTTACTTGGTTGTGGATTCTTTTGGCAAATCAAATATTCTTTAAATCTAGTGTTTGAGTCTTGAGATATACATATTATCTTCTTGGTTATCTTGGTTTGTAGGTTATTGATGTGATATTGAGTTTGCATGTTCAATTGGATTTGGATATGTGGTATATGCAATGATTGGGTATGTGCAACTCATTTATATTAGTGGTATGACTCATATATGGACTATATATTTCCATGAGATCAATCTAATAATGGTATGGATTCAGTTAGTTATCCTTGtttgtggtcatttgtgcatttCTATGTGTGGATTGATATGAGAATATGGATGTTGTATAGTGTTTGGATAGTTGGTTATTGGACTTGTAGCATGATGAATTATCACTATATCGTGATAGCTTGGCTACATATTTCAATGGGAGCTATTGATAGTGATGGTTTGGTAGTATTGGATTGTATCCTGATGTTTTGATAGAAGTTGCATCTTATTGGTCTGGAGATCTTGGTTTGACTTTACCTTTTGGTAGGTCATGGTGTTGAGTTCTTTGATCGTGTTGGGGCCATGGAGGATCTTCACTTATGAGATGTTTCACAATGCTTAAGGGATTGGTTACATGATTTTTTTGAATCTTGTGGTAgtgataatggattcatcatttcatgATGGATGTTTATCTTCATGCTGATTGGAGATGTTGACATCTTGATTTTTCATGGAGTACTTTTAGTCTTTGGTTGAAGTGTCATGACATTTCAATTTCGATAGGTGATTCTTAGAAGATGTGTTGTTATTGTATCATGATGTGCTCTTGGTtatgcatttagagttttgacaTGATGCAAGTCCTCTTGAGATCATGATATGTTCATTGGATCATATGATCTTTTTTTTATGAGGTGTTTGATCGTGATGTTATGATAAGCTCCTAATTCTTGAGATTGGAGCTTTGATCTTTATCTTTTTCGTTCTCTGTGTTTTGAGAATATTGATCGTCTTCTTGGTTGCTTCATCTAAGAGATTTCTCATTCTTTCTTtgagataaattattttttatgcttaattttcTCATGTATATGAATCTTAAGCCATGATTTGCTAGTGTTGGAGGATTCATTTGAGGAGTTTGGGCACATTTATCTCCTACAAGTGCATTCTAATTCATTTATAATGGCATTCATTGATGTTGAGTTTAGGGGATGTTATTGCCAGGATTATTCCCCTAGTTTATAAATGGatttagtttgattttttttttttttttgagaagctTATAGCCACATTGGCTACATGATACACATGTTGTGTTGGATCTTTGCTAATTGAATGGTTGGGTTTTGTAGAGGATTTTATTTGGGGTTATGTGAAGGATGTCATACTTCTCAAGCATTTAGAGGTTTGCATAGAAGTACATGCTACAAGTTTGATTTTAAGGTTCTCTCTTTAATCTTGTTTATCTTCTTAGATGTTTGTATTCACTTGTCATTGGATTTGAGGTTAATGTGGAGCCATGGTGATTAATATATTTTTGGTCATGTGTTGTCACTTATACTTCATTTGAGTGATGAATTAGAGGTTTCTTTATCTATTTCATTATTGGGTGTAGAGAACTTGGATGATATTTGGAGACTAGTTTTGAGAGATGTATTTTAGAATATTTCTTTGTAGGAAGACATGTATTTATGGATGTTCCTTGTTACTACAAGATATTGGTTACACTCTTTATATGATGCTATTGGAAGAATCGATATGTTCTGATCATTTTTAGATTTGATATTACCTATGTTGTGGGAGTTTCTAGATGTATTTATTCTTCATTGACAAGTTTGCACATGGAGCTTGCAAGTGTAATTTATGGGTTTTATATATTGATGACATGATTTTACTATGTTTCGTATACCTTAGAGGTATTAATGATTGgatggattattatttatttttgtttctaattttattCATGTGGTCTTTTCTTCATTATGATAGTAGCTTGGAGCATTTATTATAACTTGAATTTGATTCTTGTGTTCTTTGGATTGGTACATTTTCTCCTTGCCTTGTTCATTTTCTTCCATAGGTGACAAATTAATGGATGAAAGGATTTCTTTCTTGAGATGGTGGACATATTTGATGTTGTTTGCATAGTATCATGATGGAGCATGAGAGAATTATGGATATTCATGTGGTGTCATTTATGGCTAGGTTTATGCACTTCACTGGTTGACCCTATGCAAAGTGTAAAACACTAACAATAAGTATTTCTAAAAAAATTAATGTAGATCTCTCTTCAATGTTTTGGAAAGTAAtatattcaatttttaaaaagatTAAATCATAGAAAGAATTTAAATGGAATTAATTATATGAGATATTTTCAAGagttaagaaaaaatattttttaaagaaatCAAACATATgtgatataataaataaataatccacatcTAGTTGAACTTAAGAAATATCAAGAAGAAAATTATCTAAAAAAATATTAATGTTAGAAATGAAGGTAATCACTACAATATGGAAACCTAATTTAAATTGTAGACTTATAATCTAAAATATATCTAATATTATTGAAAAATGATTTAACAATAGAGAAATTAACACGATTCAAGAGTCATACACAAAATAAATATTTAAGTGGATAAAATCCCTTTTGGATAAAAAAATCCACCAAGAAAAGAGAGAAAATCTATATTATCATTGAAAGAGATTATAATACCTATAATTTTGCCAATCTTTCATCCAATCAAGCAATCTTTGTCTACCTATAAAGAATCTCATAATGTCTTCATCTCAAGCACTCAATATATAGACTTATTGAGGCTCAAAATACCATCATAAAAAATTTCCATAGGTCAAAACAAGGTTGACAAAATACCATGGTAAAAATTTATATGACCTTTACATGCTAAATATAGTCTCATACATGACTTTACACCCTCTTATAGGTTTTCATAAGAATCCATAGAACATaggatgtaatgcccgccaaaataccctggagaaatacactaactaacatgcaaatagagattaAAATAAAATTAAGCATCTTCCAATGCTACATAAATAAGTATCTTCTCATATGCATTAATCATCCAATAACAAGATTAACATCTAATCATCATAACATAATCTCAGAACACATAACGCAAGCAAAAATAAACACAATGCATCTAAGCATTCCCTAGGGTACTCCAACATCATTACTTACTATCAACACACGTAACACATCCACAGCAAGAAGCCATTAACATCTATTACAACAATTAATTTTTCCCAATTAGTTACCATCTTCCTTATCATGAGAAACATTAGCTTTAAATGCATAATCTAACATAACCCATTATCCTTTTGGTtcattttagggcaccaaaccaaatgttcctaactcCCATTTACTTATTCATTTCTAATATCATAATCCAATTCCAACATGATATACCACATTTCTAGTATTACATGAAACCATATGCATAACAATATACCCAATGCCTTTATTGCCATTAATGAATCAATATCCAATATATACTCATGATACTTCAGTATGTTTACTTATACATAATCTGACATACACATGAATATAATATCCTTTTTCAAAAAGGAACATAACTCTCATTCACATTACAATTACATTATGTATCCAATACATACATATGTCATA contains:
- the LOC131041156 gene encoding GRAS family protein RAD1-like — its product is MAPVVMEPTCQNTLKRKGPETLLQLGCRYPHNDDIESGDDITPHGLSYAYKNSPPLGIYPSPDHTTSPPNDDTSVITQENNGTNSERYRRMNGPARQKRNASTPLVESEKNGTFPFLYGEETLKGKPEVEKFSPKKPQFRDHIWKYAQMYRAETCMTVDLEEAVGNNTPAGGGEIDPGEGVELVQRLFACAEAVACRDARQAAKIIHDLGYLVSPYGSSLQRVATCFIRGLAVRLAVLLNPNGCSSLPQAASPLSQVEEPSKGEKEEALRLVYEQCPYIPFGHFAANVAIMEAFEGEDFVHVVDLGMTSGLSCGLQWCHLIEKLVARRGGPPQLLRITGIGSSAATMAVIGAQIEAHAQAMDLALEFQPVEAALENVVASMLEIRDGEALAVNSVVELHCVVKESRGSLNAVLQAIHKLRPKVLTLVEQDASHNGPFFLGRFMEALYYYSAIFDSLDAILPRSSTQRVKMEQFYFGEEIKNIVSCEGPARVERHERVDQWRRRMSRAGFQSSPLKIITLAKAWLNQHFPCDGYTLTEEKGCLVLGWRGKPIIAASCWKC